One Sulfolobus sp. S-194 DNA segment encodes these proteins:
- a CDS encoding DUF3093 domain-containing protein, which translates to MKAPLMLRIRTERGEKLFFYGQLILGLIYIVDIFGVITNNLLLMFTIASALGIVLILLVLTSYSYFNANITPERVVIGKLKIPLDQVMEIRILKSNDTTTNLIIVYEGGEITIEEVKNWKEVLETFQRYKENII; encoded by the coding sequence GTGAAGGCCCCACTGATGTTGAGAATACGCACTGAGAGAGGGGAGAAGTTATTCTTTTACGGGCAACTCATCTTAGGCCTCATATATATTGTTGACATTTTTGGGGTAATCACGAATAACTTACTCTTAATGTTTACAATAGCGTCGGCATTAGGCATAGTTTTAATTCTTCTAGTTCTAACGTCATACTCCTATTTTAACGCCAATATAACACCAGAACGAGTTGTGATAGGTAAGTTGAAGATACCACTAGATCAAGTAATGGAAATAAGAATATTGAAGAGTAATGATACTACAACTAACTTAATAATAGTTTATGAAGGAGGGGAGATAACTATAGAGGAAGTTAAGAACTGGAAAGAAGTTTTAGAGACGTTCCAAAGATATAAGGAAAATATAATCTAA
- a CDS encoding FAD-dependent oxidoreductase, with protein MKILILGAGYAGLTVAHRIREFLNAEITVISKSKIIRENTIFPLLLTNEVKIEDTEFNAEEVLRGKNIDFIEGEVTEILPQSREVKTTKGTFDYDYLFIALGGGYEENFEKILGHEFAFMHHTLEGFLGLKRALENAEDGVRILVGNAKNSPIEGPSYQVALISEYILRKRGIKGEVYLVTQSPKGIFGILQNDKIIEKANGYFQRRGIKVIKGNYVKEIKKNKVILGNEQEIEADIISVLPTLSAPEVVKKAGLTDDSVFVPVKLPYFLHSDRIYALGDLAKGMIPAKTARSAMISAENAVTHFLHLDREYYSQGVLCIMEAGDDSGILRFDKGKEGVKLLLNFNRNYVLIKKIYSRLLVNSAFNVPYHASLTV; from the coding sequence ATGAAAATTCTAATTTTAGGTGCAGGTTATGCTGGATTAACAGTTGCACATAGGATTAGGGAGTTTTTAAACGCTGAAATCACAGTTATCTCAAAAAGCAAAATAATCAGAGAGAATACCATTTTCCCCTTATTACTTACTAACGAGGTTAAAATTGAGGATACTGAATTTAATGCTGAAGAAGTATTGAGAGGAAAAAACATAGATTTTATTGAGGGAGAAGTAACTGAAATTTTACCACAATCTAGAGAAGTTAAAACCACTAAGGGTACTTTCGATTACGATTATTTATTTATTGCATTGGGTGGTGGCTATGAGGAAAACTTTGAGAAAATACTGGGACATGAATTTGCGTTTATGCACCATACACTTGAGGGTTTTTTAGGATTGAAAAGAGCTTTGGAAAATGCCGAAGATGGCGTCAGAATTTTAGTTGGTAACGCTAAAAATAGTCCAATTGAGGGACCTTCTTATCAAGTTGCCCTTATTTCTGAATATATTTTAAGAAAGAGAGGTATAAAGGGAGAGGTATATTTAGTTACTCAAAGTCCTAAGGGGATATTTGGGATTTTACAAAATGATAAGATTATTGAAAAAGCAAACGGGTATTTTCAGAGAAGAGGAATAAAAGTGATAAAGGGTAATTATGTAAAGGAAATAAAGAAGAACAAGGTCATTTTAGGTAATGAGCAAGAAATTGAGGCTGACATAATATCAGTACTTCCAACTCTTTCAGCCCCAGAAGTAGTAAAAAAAGCCGGTTTAACTGACGATTCTGTTTTTGTCCCAGTAAAATTACCTTACTTTTTACATAGTGACAGAATTTATGCCCTAGGTGACTTAGCTAAGGGTATGATTCCGGCTAAAACGGCCAGGAGTGCTATGATTTCAGCTGAGAATGCTGTAACTCATTTTCTTCATCTAGATAGAGAATATTATTCTCAAGGTGTTCTGTGCATCATGGAGGCTGGTGATGATAGCGGTATACTGAGATTTGATAAGGGAAAAGAAGGAGTCAAATTATTACTAAATTTTAACAGAAATTATGTTTTAATTAAAAAAATATATAGTAGACTACTTGTAAATTCAGCCTTTAATGTCCCTTATCATGCATCTTTAACGGTATAA
- a CDS encoding XdhC family protein — protein sequence MKIVIFASSREADMEEPVFCDRDSVKVDASKCTGRSISVAPFIARYLKDLGFYVTVIDPFADETPYEADNVIKGTSFQVPDEVVKDAYVIVATRHVYDTWAIMKSVLGGAKETFVIMSIKRAKIIMKRLLQAGITKEQIKRLRIPAGLDIGAKNEKEIALSIVAEVLAVSRNASGRPLSEVKEFSKVVEELE from the coding sequence ATGAAAATTGTAATTTTTGCCTCAAGCAGAGAAGCGGATATGGAAGAACCAGTCTTTTGTGACAGAGATAGTGTTAAAGTGGATGCAAGTAAATGTACGGGGAGAAGCATATCTGTTGCGCCTTTTATAGCTAGGTATCTAAAAGACCTCGGATTCTATGTTACCGTTATTGATCCTTTTGCTGATGAGACTCCCTATGAAGCTGATAATGTAATAAAAGGTACCAGTTTTCAAGTACCCGATGAAGTAGTAAAGGATGCTTATGTAATAGTAGCTACCAGGCATGTCTATGATACCTGGGCCATAATGAAATCTGTTTTAGGAGGAGCTAAAGAGACTTTTGTTATTATGAGCATAAAAAGAGCTAAAATAATAATGAAAAGGCTTTTGCAAGCTGGAATTACTAAGGAACAAATAAAAAGATTAAGAATACCGGCTGGATTAGATATTGGTGCAAAGAATGAAAAAGAGATCGCTTTAAGCATAGTTGCAGAAGTTCTAGCTGTATCGAGGAATGCCAGTGGTAGACCCCTTTCTGAAGTTAAGGAATTCAGTAAAGTAGTAGAGGAATTAGAATAA
- a CDS encoding winged helix-turn-helix domain-containing protein, with protein MTEAQVGRKKRTRYEIIHDILSQCENGAKKTWLMYKANLSYELTNNYINKLVEKELIVQKDGLYYLTDKGRKLLDLLKDYKEKKSGLDKVVAQIKEIYGED; from the coding sequence ATGACAGAAGCCCAAGTTGGAAGAAAAAAGAGGACTAGGTATGAAATAATACATGATATACTATCTCAATGCGAGAATGGAGCAAAGAAAACTTGGTTAATGTATAAGGCAAATCTAAGCTATGAACTAACAAACAACTATATAAACAAGTTAGTAGAAAAAGAGCTAATCGTGCAAAAGGATGGTCTATATTATTTAACTGATAAGGGCAGAAAATTATTAGATCTCCTCAAGGACTATAAGGAGAAGAAATCTGGTTTAGATAAGGTAGTTGCTCAAATAAAGGAGATCTACGGAGAAGACTAA
- a CDS encoding nicotinamide-nucleotide adenylyltransferase, which translates to MRAVFPGRFQPFHLGHLAVIEWLLSKYDELIIVVGSGKDSHTIYNPFTAGERILMIKKGLKEFNIDFIRVIFFPIMDSFTSGLWIRNLELYSPKFDVVVSGNPLVISDAREAGYIVDLPPMFNRETYNATKIRKLMLENNESWGELVPKSVYNYIKEIKGDERLRDIARSDY; encoded by the coding sequence ATGAGAGCTGTATTTCCAGGGAGATTTCAGCCATTCCATTTAGGTCATTTAGCTGTAATAGAGTGGTTACTCAGTAAATATGATGAATTAATTATAGTTGTAGGAAGTGGAAAAGATAGCCATACTATCTATAATCCTTTTACAGCAGGAGAAAGGATACTTATGATTAAAAAAGGACTCAAAGAATTTAACATAGATTTCATCAGAGTTATATTCTTTCCAATAATGGATTCATTTACTAGCGGATTATGGATTAGAAACTTAGAATTATACTCACCTAAATTTGACGTAGTAGTAAGCGGAAACCCATTGGTTATATCTGATGCAAGAGAAGCTGGATATATAGTAGATCTACCTCCAATGTTTAACAGAGAAACGTATAACGCCACTAAAATAAGGAAGCTAATGTTGGAAAATAATGAAAGTTGGGGCGAACTAGTACCTAAAAGTGTTTATAATTATATAAAAGAGATTAAAGGGGACGAAAGATTAAGAGATATTGCTAGGAGCGATTACTGA
- a CDS encoding TIGR00266 family protein, whose protein sequence is MPQYQIFGNDLQYLKVILAPGEGIYADAGHMVAKQASVTLQTKLRGGILSGLKRVLTGGSFFVTEFYGPGELYLSGIFPGKIIQIPLEGRGILAEAHTFLAAENTVNYDTQLAKLTAGWLGGEGLFLAKFRGFGNVFLHSYGDVIVRDLAPGEILQVEASHLMAFQEGMNYDVQLVGGLRSIFFAHEGLFFVTIQGPGRVWLHTLTAEQLASALIPFLPQGQQGGINLPF, encoded by the coding sequence ATGCCTCAATATCAAATTTTTGGAAATGATTTACAATATCTAAAAGTCATCTTAGCTCCAGGGGAGGGAATATATGCTGATGCTGGACATATGGTAGCAAAACAGGCTTCTGTTACGCTTCAAACAAAACTAAGAGGCGGAATACTCAGTGGATTGAAAAGAGTTTTAACTGGTGGTTCATTTTTTGTTACTGAATTTTACGGTCCTGGAGAGTTATATTTATCTGGTATTTTTCCGGGCAAAATTATTCAGATCCCTTTAGAGGGAAGGGGAATTTTAGCTGAAGCACACACTTTTCTAGCAGCTGAAAATACTGTGAACTACGATACACAATTGGCAAAGCTTACGGCTGGATGGCTAGGTGGAGAGGGACTTTTTCTAGCCAAATTTAGAGGATTTGGGAATGTATTTCTACATTCTTACGGAGATGTCATAGTTAGAGATCTTGCCCCTGGAGAAATTTTACAAGTTGAAGCATCTCATCTGATGGCATTTCAAGAAGGAATGAACTATGATGTTCAGTTAGTGGGAGGGTTAAGATCAATATTCTTTGCACATGAAGGCTTATTCTTTGTGACTATTCAAGGACCTGGTAGAGTATGGTTACACACATTAACAGCAGAACAATTGGCTTCAGCATTAATACCGTTTTTGCCTCAAGGACAACAAGGAGGAATTAATTTACCATTTTAA
- a CDS encoding MBL fold metallo-hydrolase, which yields MEQVKKLKITVLSDNFTSTIIPPLIGEWGFSAYIEADGVRILYDVGNSGLPVLHNAKFLDIDLSKVDYVVLSHGHSDHTGGLRNKELLELLKRKTLIAHPSIDEKKFLNWNRRLEYIGLPLTREELEENFNLILTKKPLEFTKGVMFSGEVKRYGYKEYNSGLFKASEEGIEEDKLYDDIALFINTPRGLVILTGCGHSNVLNIINYAKEVTGVDKIYAVLGGFHLLSSDDQHVKDVINKLSSQASKIAPAHCSGNLAKSLVTKEQFIDFGVGKSFEIFE from the coding sequence ATGGAACAAGTTAAAAAGTTAAAAATAACGGTCTTGAGTGACAATTTCACTAGTACAATAATTCCTCCGCTAATTGGTGAATGGGGTTTTTCGGCGTATATTGAAGCTGATGGAGTCAGAATATTATACGATGTAGGAAATTCTGGATTACCAGTACTTCATAATGCTAAATTCTTAGATATAGATTTATCAAAAGTTGATTATGTGGTTTTGAGTCACGGTCATTCAGATCATACTGGCGGTTTGAGAAATAAGGAACTTCTTGAACTTCTAAAGAGAAAAACATTAATTGCTCATCCTTCTATCGATGAGAAGAAGTTTTTAAACTGGAATAGAAGATTAGAATACATAGGATTACCTTTAACAAGAGAGGAATTAGAGGAAAATTTCAATTTAATTCTTACCAAAAAGCCATTAGAGTTTACTAAGGGAGTTATGTTTAGCGGTGAAGTAAAGAGGTATGGATACAAAGAATATAATTCCGGGTTATTTAAAGCATCTGAAGAAGGTATTGAGGAGGATAAATTATATGACGATATTGCATTATTCATAAATACTCCTAGGGGACTTGTAATTTTAACTGGTTGTGGTCATTCTAACGTCTTGAATATTATAAATTATGCAAAAGAAGTTACTGGTGTAGATAAAATATATGCTGTTTTAGGAGGATTTCATTTGCTTTCTTCTGATGATCAACACGTTAAGGATGTTATTAATAAGCTTTCTTCTCAAGCTTCTAAAATTGCTCCCGCTCACTGTAGTGGTAATCTCGCTAAGAGCCTCGTCACTAAGGAACAATTCATCGATTTTGGAGTCGGAAAGAGTTTCGAGATATTCGAATGA
- a CDS encoding arylmalonate decarboxylase: MAGGRGRIGVILPANNAGMEYDLWKMAPEGVSIHSTRMKPTKGCEPENIGEFENELKYTYSLLAEVSDIIIYGRTYGTHKHAHVIKRVIKDVIIPEESAYKLLKKLNVRKLWIGTPYIKERTLEEVEWWKENGFEIVGYAGLGKIRGIDISNTPIFTIYRLVKRHLDEVLKADAVYIACTALSTYEAVQYLYEDLGIPVISENIAAMWEALNKLKIKAKLPGF, encoded by the coding sequence ATGGCTGGAGGAAGGGGTAGGATAGGAGTCATATTACCAGCTAATAATGCAGGAATGGAATATGATTTATGGAAAATGGCACCAGAAGGGGTTTCTATACACTCAACGAGAATGAAGCCCACTAAGGGGTGTGAACCAGAGAATATAGGGGAATTTGAGAATGAATTGAAATATACGTACTCTCTATTAGCTGAAGTCTCAGACATAATTATTTACGGTAGAACTTATGGCACTCACAAACATGCTCACGTTATAAAGAGAGTAATAAAAGATGTTATTATACCAGAAGAATCTGCGTACAAACTTCTTAAGAAATTAAACGTAAGAAAACTTTGGATAGGAACTCCTTACATAAAGGAGAGGACTTTAGAAGAAGTGGAATGGTGGAAAGAGAACGGATTTGAAATAGTTGGTTATGCCGGGTTAGGGAAAATAAGAGGAATCGATATCTCAAATACACCGATCTTCACAATATATAGATTAGTGAAAAGACATTTAGATGAGGTTCTTAAAGCTGATGCGGTGTATATAGCTTGTACTGCACTCTCAACTTATGAAGCTGTTCAATATTTATATGAGGATCTAGGCATTCCAGTGATTTCAGAAAATATTGCTGCAATGTGGGAAGCGTTAAATAAATTAAAGATAAAAGCAAAACTTCCAGGGTTTTAG
- a CDS encoding FAD-binding protein: MLEGIEYTQGEEREDFVGFKVKPKIVVYPKNEGEIVKVVNYARETRTPIVTWGAGTSLSGHLMCDGCILLDMSKYMNKIIEINEIDWYAHVQPGVNLEYLNKELNKKGFFFPPDPASFFLCTVGGATANSSGGMRGVKYGTFRDWILALKVVLPNGKIIKVGEPLRKNRGGYDLVHLFVGSEGTLGIITEIWLRITPLPRKKIYTVLAYMKSLEDTAETIIELRKRRILPEISEYIDVDVIRALNKNLNAGLKESEGGAFIISVEEDYLNDLKDILKGREYIIAEGEEAEKIYSIRAQSAIALRAESRYMFVEDIVVPVSKLIDAIKRIKEIERKYSIRMPVIAHIGDGNLHPNIMLDDTSLAEQIFEEVAKIAIDLGGSISGEHGIGYQKARLLAEQIASHNGEEVLKIMKGIKDLIDPYDIMNPNKYVELAYKSWEKK; the protein is encoded by the coding sequence GTGCTTGAAGGAATTGAGTATACACAAGGAGAAGAAAGAGAAGATTTTGTAGGATTTAAGGTTAAGCCTAAAATAGTTGTTTATCCAAAGAATGAAGGAGAGATTGTAAAAGTAGTTAATTATGCTAGAGAAACTAGAACACCTATTGTAACTTGGGGTGCTGGAACAAGTCTATCTGGGCATTTAATGTGTGATGGATGTATTCTTCTCGATATGAGCAAATACATGAATAAGATAATAGAAATAAATGAAATAGACTGGTATGCTCATGTACAACCTGGAGTTAACCTAGAATATCTAAATAAGGAATTGAATAAGAAAGGCTTTTTCTTTCCTCCAGATCCAGCTAGCTTTTTCTTATGTACTGTAGGAGGTGCTACAGCAAACTCATCTGGAGGAATGAGAGGTGTAAAATACGGAACTTTTAGGGATTGGATTTTAGCATTAAAAGTTGTTTTACCTAACGGAAAGATCATTAAGGTTGGTGAACCCTTAAGGAAGAATAGAGGGGGATATGATTTAGTACATCTCTTTGTGGGAAGCGAAGGAACTTTAGGAATTATAACGGAAATATGGTTAAGGATAACGCCTTTACCAAGAAAGAAAATATATACAGTTTTAGCTTATATGAAAAGCCTTGAAGATACAGCAGAGACCATAATTGAACTAAGGAAGAGAAGAATTTTACCAGAAATTTCGGAATATATTGACGTGGATGTGATAAGAGCTTTAAATAAGAATTTAAATGCCGGATTGAAAGAAAGTGAAGGAGGTGCCTTTATCATATCCGTTGAGGAGGATTATCTTAATGACCTGAAAGATATATTAAAAGGAAGAGAATACATTATTGCTGAAGGAGAGGAAGCTGAAAAAATTTATTCTATTAGAGCACAATCAGCTATAGCACTAAGGGCTGAGAGCAGATATATGTTTGTTGAAGATATAGTTGTCCCAGTATCTAAACTAATAGATGCTATAAAGAGGATAAAAGAGATTGAAAGAAAATATAGTATTAGAATGCCCGTAATTGCTCACATAGGAGATGGAAATCTTCACCCTAACATTATGCTTGACGATACTTCTTTAGCTGAACAAATCTTTGAAGAAGTAGCGAAAATAGCTATAGATCTTGGAGGTTCAATATCTGGTGAACATGGTATTGGGTATCAGAAAGCTAGACTACTTGCGGAGCAAATTGCTAGCCACAATGGTGAAGAAGTACTTAAAATAATGAAGGGAATTAAAGATCTAATAGATCCTTACGATATTATGAACCCTAATAAGTATGTTGAATTAGCATATAAATCGTGGGAAAAGAAATGA
- the proC gene encoding pyrroline-5-carboxylate reductase, translating to MRISIIGVGKIGYAILKGIKSLNVEIIGTGRSEETLDKIKKEGIEATRDNEYAIKKSDIVILAVKPQHFYSILDKVSKASWDGKKVISVMAGIRISTLTRLTNAKVYRAMPNINAVIGKATTALAEERDEEVERIFKTIGNVYWIPEELFDVWTAIIGSGPAFVAEIIDAFALGAVACGMPRELAYQAILDMVEGTVYTLRKDKTHPVLLRDQVTTPAGTTIRGLMVMESEGIKSAIIKTIEAAYQRSMAIGKEIDKMY from the coding sequence ATGAGAATAAGTATAATAGGAGTAGGTAAGATAGGTTATGCTATATTAAAAGGAATAAAAAGTCTTAATGTTGAAATTATAGGTACTGGAAGAAGTGAAGAGACCTTAGATAAAATTAAAAAAGAAGGCATAGAGGCTACTAGAGATAATGAATACGCTATAAAAAAGAGTGATATAGTTATATTGGCTGTAAAACCTCAACATTTTTATTCTATCTTAGATAAGGTTAGTAAAGCTTCATGGGATGGTAAAAAAGTTATTTCAGTTATGGCTGGCATAAGGATTTCTACGTTAACGAGACTGACAAATGCCAAGGTGTATAGGGCAATGCCTAACATAAATGCAGTCATTGGTAAAGCTACAACAGCATTAGCTGAAGAAAGAGATGAAGAAGTTGAAAGAATTTTTAAGACTATAGGAAACGTTTACTGGATTCCAGAGGAACTGTTTGATGTGTGGACGGCAATAATTGGTAGTGGTCCAGCGTTTGTCGCAGAGATAATAGATGCTTTCGCGCTAGGTGCTGTAGCATGTGGAATGCCAAGAGAACTTGCCTACCAAGCAATATTAGATATGGTAGAAGGCACTGTATATACTTTAAGAAAGGATAAGACTCATCCAGTTCTATTGAGGGATCAAGTAACTACTCCCGCTGGAACCACTATTAGGGGGCTAATGGTTATGGAAAGTGAAGGGATAAAATCAGCTATTATTAAGACTATAGAGGCTGCATATCAAAGGTCAATGGCCATTGGTAAAGAGATCGATAAAATGTATTAA
- a CDS encoding zinc ribbon domain-containing protein codes for MQKTYTGRYVNIPLLAQEINNLFLSEGWESQVMQLTTPMMMQPGMPQYYDYEIRAMKKGHFHHVENVIVRLRGYPNEFSIIVEEEHIGPLGRELINHRLFGTIDKQITDGMYDMPLPMQQQPMPTPQQPMSQPMAQTAGVRCPQCGYQNPPGAKFCLNCGTKLF; via the coding sequence ATGCAGAAGACCTATACTGGTAGATATGTTAACATACCCCTTTTAGCCCAAGAAATTAATAACCTTTTTCTAAGTGAAGGTTGGGAAAGTCAAGTTATGCAATTAACTACACCAATGATGATGCAGCCTGGTATGCCGCAGTATTATGATTATGAAATAAGGGCTATGAAAAAAGGTCACTTTCATCACGTTGAAAATGTTATAGTAAGGCTTAGAGGTTATCCAAATGAGTTTTCGATTATTGTAGAAGAAGAACACATAGGACCTTTAGGTAGAGAACTAATAAACCATAGATTGTTTGGAACAATTGATAAGCAAATAACTGATGGGATGTATGATATGCCTTTACCAATGCAACAACAGCCTATGCCAACTCCTCAACAACCCATGAGCCAACCAATGGCACAAACTGCTGGGGTTAGATGTCCACAATGCGGTTATCAAAATCCTCCTGGAGCTAAATTCTGCCTTAACTGCGGTACAAAATTATTCTAA
- a CDS encoding PaREP1 family protein has product MRLPPTLVKELIRMNVDEADIAEVVLNSFNINDDLKPKIYSELSQMTLERACELLKEGNLSEAVDKLCKSVELIIRSLALSKKIDEAVKNESTGKWTPKSIEKVAEKLGLSSYLLSVYSLLDKQPSEKEITESIKNIKKIITKYYND; this is encoded by the coding sequence GTGAGATTACCGCCAACACTCGTTAAAGAGTTAATACGAATGAACGTTGATGAGGCTGATATTGCAGAAGTTGTTCTAAACTCATTTAATATTAACGATGATTTGAAGCCCAAAATTTATTCTGAGTTAAGTCAAATGACTTTAGAGAGAGCATGTGAACTTCTTAAAGAAGGAAATTTAAGTGAAGCCGTTGATAAACTTTGCAAATCAGTAGAACTTATAATACGCTCACTAGCTCTATCTAAAAAAATTGATGAAGCAGTTAAAAATGAAAGCACGGGTAAATGGACACCAAAAAGCATAGAAAAAGTAGCAGAAAAATTGGGTTTAAGCTCTTATTTATTATCAGTATACTCATTGTTAGATAAACAACCTAGCGAAAAGGAAATAACAGAGAGTATCAAAAACATCAAAAAAATTATTACAAAGTATTATAATGATTAA
- a CDS encoding OFA family MFS transporter: protein MGRSKYLAIGFVVMCFNSLYQYSWNALEPLLKEGFNVSLVQIALGFTLFSIFSSGFQPVGGHFADKNGPRKIGLISAILSAIGFLGTYFSPNIYFFYLVWSLGSIGEGILYGIAANLAMKWFRDKMGFATGIVSMGFGLGSAIANPFISLAENYRTVTLTIGLIEVILLPLLLYFSEYPQNLAGQAPKQVILSLKFWLIYISFVGAVTPLTVMSSELPVLGKNLPQQELIALISILPLLSGGLRPLFGFIADRLGIVKTTLLLNIIITIGASFLLLNQLPISVVLIGFAGGSMITLYFNVSGEIFGTRFSTINSGILYTGKALGGALGSVIFAIIYQLGLVYSEIYTVVCGLIGVLPLLAVFIMTIRKTPQKSK from the coding sequence ATGGGAAGGAGCAAGTACCTAGCTATAGGATTCGTTGTAATGTGTTTTAATTCCTTATATCAATACTCATGGAATGCTCTTGAACCTTTACTTAAAGAAGGATTTAACGTCAGCCTTGTACAAATTGCATTAGGATTTACATTATTTAGCATATTCTCCTCTGGATTTCAACCAGTTGGAGGACATTTTGCTGATAAAAATGGACCTAGAAAAATTGGGCTTATTTCAGCAATACTATCGGCTATTGGATTCTTAGGGACTTACTTTTCACCAAACATCTACTTTTTCTATTTAGTATGGTCATTAGGAAGTATAGGCGAGGGAATACTTTATGGAATAGCGGCAAATTTAGCAATGAAATGGTTTAGGGATAAAATGGGTTTTGCTACCGGTATAGTATCAATGGGCTTTGGTCTAGGGTCGGCAATTGCAAATCCTTTTATATCCCTTGCTGAAAATTACCGTACAGTCACTCTAACTATAGGTTTAATAGAAGTTATTTTATTACCATTACTCCTTTATTTCTCAGAATATCCTCAAAATTTAGCCGGGCAGGCACCAAAGCAAGTTATCTTATCACTTAAATTTTGGTTAATATACATCTCATTTGTAGGTGCAGTTACACCCTTAACCGTTATGTCGTCAGAATTGCCAGTGTTAGGTAAAAATTTACCACAACAAGAACTGATTGCATTAATTTCAATATTGCCTCTGTTAAGTGGCGGATTACGACCTTTATTTGGTTTTATTGCGGATAGATTAGGAATAGTGAAGACCACATTACTACTTAATATTATTATAACAATAGGTGCTAGTTTCCTTCTTCTTAACCAATTACCAATATCAGTAGTTTTAATAGGATTTGCTGGTGGATCCATGATAACCTTGTATTTTAACGTTTCTGGTGAGATTTTCGGAACTAGATTCTCTACAATAAACAGTGGAATTTTATATACTGGAAAAGCCTTAGGCGGAGCATTAGGAAGTGTGATATTTGCTATAATTTATCAACTAGGACTAGTATATTCTGAAATTTATACAGTAGTTTGCGGTTTAATAGGAGTTTTACCACTTTTAGCTGTATTTATAATGACAATAAGAAAAACTCCACAGAAGAGTAAATGA